From Streptomyces sp. TLI_105, the proteins below share one genomic window:
- a CDS encoding amidohydrolase family protein, which yields MQPPSTSSALSRRTMLAGAAALAGATATAAATAGTAQAATAPAATGAAASARPGRRDRTVVFRNVRPFGAAKPTDLVVVDGRISDGPAPHDAKVVDGGGRIALPSLVDAHIHPDKTTWGGSWVSRRPASGIADYVAQDVELFRSQRRPVAERAYGLMSHAVARGTRGMRAHADVAPAYGLAGVEGVAEARERLRHALDVQIVAFPQHGVIRTPGTAALLEKAAREGVIDMIGGIDPIGFDQALDEQLDVVFGIADRHGVGVDIHLHDRGEKGMRAMRGIVERTRALSLAGKVTVSHVFCLPGLTDRELGAIATDLGEQDIALTTVAPSDSLVLPIARLREHGVRVGLGSDGVRDSWSPFGDADMMHRAHILGWVTDVRLDDELSECYRVATHGGADVMGLAHADLRAGAPADFVLVRGECLPQVVVDMPRRDMVVHGGVVVARDGEFLA from the coding sequence ATGCAGCCCCCGTCCACCTCCTCCGCCCTCTCCCGCCGCACCATGCTCGCCGGTGCCGCCGCCCTCGCCGGTGCCACGGCCACGGCGGCCGCCACGGCCGGGACCGCGCAGGCGGCGACCGCTCCGGCCGCGACCGGAGCCGCGGCATCGGCCCGCCCCGGCCGCCGCGACAGGACCGTCGTGTTCCGCAACGTGCGCCCGTTCGGCGCGGCGAAGCCCACGGACCTCGTCGTCGTCGACGGCCGGATCTCGGACGGCCCCGCTCCGCACGACGCGAAGGTCGTCGACGGCGGCGGCCGGATCGCCCTCCCGTCCCTCGTCGACGCGCACATCCACCCCGACAAGACCACCTGGGGCGGCTCCTGGGTGTCGCGCCGGCCGGCCTCCGGCATCGCCGACTACGTCGCGCAGGACGTGGAGCTGTTCCGCAGCCAGCGCCGCCCCGTCGCCGAGCGCGCCTACGGCCTGATGAGCCACGCCGTCGCCCGCGGCACCCGCGGCATGCGCGCCCACGCCGACGTGGCCCCGGCCTACGGCCTGGCCGGTGTGGAGGGCGTGGCGGAGGCCCGCGAGCGACTGCGCCACGCCCTCGACGTCCAGATCGTGGCCTTCCCGCAGCACGGCGTCATCCGCACCCCGGGCACGGCGGCGCTCCTGGAGAAGGCGGCGCGCGAGGGGGTCATCGACATGATCGGCGGCATCGACCCGATCGGCTTCGACCAGGCCCTCGACGAGCAGCTCGACGTCGTCTTCGGCATCGCGGACCGCCATGGCGTCGGTGTGGACATCCACCTGCACGACCGCGGCGAGAAGGGCATGCGGGCGATGCGCGGCATCGTCGAGCGCACCCGTGCCCTCTCCCTCGCCGGCAAGGTCACGGTCAGCCACGTCTTCTGCCTTCCGGGCCTGACGGACCGTGAACTGGGCGCCATCGCGACGGACTTGGGCGAGCAGGACATCGCCCTCACCACGGTCGCACCCTCGGACTCCCTGGTGCTTCCGATCGCCCGGCTGCGCGAGCACGGCGTGCGGGTCGGGCTCGGCTCGGACGGCGTCCGGGACTCGTGGAGCCCGTTCGGCGACGCCGACATGATGCACCGCGCGCACATCCTCGGCTGGGTGACGGACGTGCGCCTCGACGACGAGCTGTCGGAGTGCTACCGCGTCGCGACCCACGGCGGCGCGGACGTGATGGGCCTCGCGCACGCCGACCTCCGGGCGGGCGCCCCGGCCGACTTCGTCCTGGTGCGCGGCGAGTGCCTGCCGCAGGTCGTCGTCGACATGCCGCGCCGGGACATGGTCGTCCACGGTGGTGTGGTCGTGGCCCGCGACGGGGAGTTCCTCGCCTGA
- a CDS encoding VOC family protein, producing MAVTFNHTIIASKNRDESARFFRELLELPEAPSWGPFLNIQLADGVLLQFAEPPVDIQMQHYAFMVDDELFDRAYQRLCERDIEHWADPQMRRPGETNTEHGGRGVYFKDPSGHAIELITRPYL from the coding sequence ATGGCAGTCACGTTCAACCACACCATCATCGCGTCCAAGAACCGCGATGAATCCGCGCGGTTCTTCCGCGAGTTGCTGGAACTCCCCGAGGCGCCCTCCTGGGGGCCCTTCCTCAACATCCAGCTCGCCGACGGCGTCCTGCTCCAGTTCGCCGAGCCCCCGGTGGACATCCAGATGCAGCACTACGCGTTCATGGTCGACGACGAACTGTTCGACCGGGCGTACCAGCGCCTGTGCGAGCGCGACATCGAGCACTGGGCCGACCCGCAGATGCGGCGCCCCGGTGAGACCAACACCGAACACGGCGGGCGCGGGGTCTACTTCAAGGACCCGTCCGGGCATGCGATCGAGCTGATCACGCGCCCGTACCTGTAG